The following are encoded together in the Streptomyces flavofungini genome:
- a CDS encoding ATP-binding protein: protein MRHLRGAASAGAVGSGGPAGSLDSFGVETSAAQRTDAATGGASGGTGGGSPGGGRTQLRRRLGRADLRAVSEVRGALRELLRHWGRPGRAETAELLASELVTNALVHTDRDAVLTASVGPGRLRVEVRDFVGCRPRPRAPGNEEDTHGRGLLLVQSLADAWGVRAHGVGKVVWFELDAGQG, encoded by the coding sequence ATGAGACACCTAAGAGGAGCAGCTTCCGCCGGGGCCGTCGGCTCCGGCGGGCCGGCCGGCTCCCTCGACTCCTTCGGCGTGGAGACGTCCGCCGCGCAGCGGACGGACGCGGCGACCGGGGGTGCGTCCGGGGGGACGGGCGGGGGTTCGCCAGGAGGTGGCCGGACGCAGTTGCGGCGGCGCCTCGGGCGCGCGGACCTGCGGGCGGTGTCCGAGGTGCGGGGCGCGCTGCGTGAGCTGCTGCGGCACTGGGGGCGGCCCGGGCGGGCCGAGACGGCGGAGTTGCTGGCCAGTGAGCTGGTCACCAACGCGCTCGTGCACACCGACCGGGACGCGGTCCTGACCGCCTCGGTGGGGCCGGGGCGGCTGCGGGTCGAGGTCCGGGACTTCGTGGGCTGTCGGCCCCGGCCCCGGGCGCCCGGGAACGAGGAGGACACCCACGGGCGTGGGCTCCTCCTCGTCCAGTCCCTCGCCGACGCGTGGGGCGTGCGGGCGCACGGGGTGGGCAAGGTGGTGTGGTTCGAACTGGACGCGGGCCAGGGCTGA
- a CDS encoding (2Fe-2S)-binding protein, with product MRVNFTVNGRPQEADDVWEGESLLYVLRERMGLPGSKNACEQGECGSCTVRLDGVPVCSCLVAAGQVEGREVTTVEGLADYAKHRQSAHPGGGCASGACGTSLQDAQQWTAKGQDGQTGEGTELSPIQQAFIDAGAVQCGFCTPGLLVAADELLERNDQPSDADIREALSGNLCRCTGYEKILDAVRLAAARQGEAV from the coding sequence ATGCGTGTCAACTTCACGGTCAACGGCCGTCCCCAGGAAGCCGACGACGTGTGGGAGGGCGAGTCCCTGCTGTACGTGCTGCGCGAGCGCATGGGCCTGCCGGGCTCCAAGAACGCCTGCGAGCAGGGCGAGTGCGGTTCCTGCACCGTCCGGCTCGACGGCGTGCCGGTGTGTTCGTGCCTGGTCGCGGCCGGACAGGTGGAGGGCCGCGAGGTCACCACCGTCGAGGGCCTCGCCGACTACGCCAAGCACCGGCAGAGCGCCCACCCCGGCGGCGGCTGTGCCTCCGGCGCCTGCGGCACCTCGCTCCAGGACGCCCAGCAATGGACGGCCAAGGGCCAGGACGGCCAGACGGGCGAGGGCACCGAACTCTCCCCGATCCAGCAGGCGTTCATCGACGCGGGCGCCGTCCAGTGCGGCTTCTGCACCCCCGGTCTGCTCGTCGCGGCCGACGAACTCCTGGAGCGCAACGACCAGCCGTCCGACGCGGACATCCGCGAGGCGCTGTCCGGCAACCTCTGCCGCTGCACCGGTTACGAGAAGATCCTCGACGCGGTCCGCCTGGCTGCGGCCCGCCAGGGAGAGGCGGTCTGA
- a CDS encoding PucR family transcriptional regulator has product MRLRALLDTDALGLRLLGGEDELDRTVRGVMTTDLRDPSRYLAGGELVLTGLAWRRDASDTEPFVRILAAAGVAALAAGEAELGSVPDDLVEACARHRLPLFAVNESVAFATITEHVVRQVSGERAGDLAAVVDRHRRLMTSGPAGGGPDVVLDLLGTDLDLRAWVLSPAGRPIAGAGTAGPALPAAVCARLAGEQLAAARTGRRGPHRVTIEGGGAERLDEGRRSGGGPGVTYSLFPIRSSGRGAVSASRDVRETVLSDWLLAVEADAGDWPEERLDLLQGVTQLIAVERDRRDAARTVRRRLAQEVLELVQTGAAPAEIAARLRVAAPVLLPGLGAAPHWQVVVARVEWDPADGADGAAIEGGPVAQSLLEEILVDPAAAGPDPSDRIAVAHTGDEAIALVPLPALSAEVDGAEPGLLADTLLAAVREPLSAGLADDGRLTIGVSASVHSAEGLRGALEEARHARRVAAARPGRVCAAGHQELASHVLLLPFVPDDVRRAFTARLLDPLREYDRRHRAELIPTLEAFLDCDGSWTRCATRLHLHVNTLRYRVGRIEQLTGRDLSRLEDKLDFFLALRMS; this is encoded by the coding sequence ATGCGGCTGCGCGCACTCCTTGACACCGACGCGCTGGGCCTCAGGCTGCTCGGCGGCGAGGACGAGCTGGACCGCACCGTGCGTGGCGTGATGACCACGGACCTGCGCGACCCCAGCCGCTATCTCGCGGGCGGCGAACTGGTGCTCACCGGTCTCGCCTGGCGCAGGGACGCTTCGGACACCGAGCCTTTTGTCCGTATTCTCGCAGCCGCCGGGGTCGCCGCGCTGGCCGCGGGCGAGGCGGAGCTTGGCTCCGTCCCCGACGACCTGGTGGAGGCGTGCGCCCGCCACCGCCTGCCGCTGTTCGCGGTCAACGAGTCGGTGGCGTTCGCGACGATCACCGAGCACGTCGTACGCCAGGTGTCCGGCGAGCGCGCCGGGGACCTGGCGGCCGTGGTGGACCGCCACCGCCGCCTGATGACCTCGGGCCCCGCGGGCGGCGGCCCCGACGTGGTCCTCGACCTGCTCGGCACCGACCTGGACCTGCGGGCCTGGGTCCTCTCCCCCGCCGGACGGCCCATCGCCGGGGCGGGCACGGCGGGACCTGCCCTGCCCGCGGCCGTGTGCGCGCGGCTCGCCGGGGAGCAGCTTGCCGCCGCGAGGACGGGGCGCAGGGGGCCGCACCGGGTGACGATCGAAGGGGGCGGCGCGGAGCGCCTCGATGAGGGGCGGCGGTCGGGTGGCGGGCCGGGAGTCACGTACTCGCTGTTCCCCATTCGGTCCAGTGGCCGGGGCGCGGTGAGCGCGTCGCGGGACGTGCGCGAGACGGTCCTCTCCGACTGGCTGCTCGCCGTCGAGGCGGACGCGGGCGACTGGCCCGAGGAACGGCTCGATCTGCTCCAGGGCGTCACCCAGCTGATCGCGGTGGAGCGGGACCGCAGGGACGCGGCGCGCACGGTGCGCCGCCGCCTGGCCCAGGAGGTCCTCGAACTGGTCCAGACGGGGGCGGCGCCCGCCGAGATCGCGGCCCGGCTGCGGGTCGCGGCGCCCGTGCTGCTCCCCGGCCTCGGGGCGGCGCCGCACTGGCAGGTCGTGGTGGCGCGGGTGGAGTGGGACCCCGCGGACGGCGCCGACGGCGCGGCGATCGAGGGCGGCCCGGTGGCCCAGTCGCTCCTGGAGGAGATCCTGGTCGACCCGGCGGCGGCCGGGCCCGACCCGTCCGACCGGATCGCGGTGGCCCACACCGGCGACGAGGCCATCGCGCTCGTGCCGCTGCCCGCGCTGTCCGCCGAGGTGGACGGCGCCGAGCCGGGGCTGCTCGCGGACACGCTGCTCGCGGCCGTGCGGGAGCCGCTCTCGGCGGGCCTCGCGGACGACGGGCGGCTCACGATCGGCGTCAGCGCGTCCGTGCACTCGGCGGAGGGGCTGCGGGGCGCCCTCGAGGAGGCCAGGCACGCCCGCAGGGTCGCCGCGGCGCGGCCGGGGCGGGTGTGCGCGGCGGGCCACCAGGAGCTGGCTTCGCACGTGCTGCTGCTGCCGTTCGTGCCCGACGACGTGCGCCGCGCGTTCACCGCGCGGCTGCTCGACCCGCTGCGCGAGTACGACCGCAGGCACCGCGCCGAGCTCATCCCGACCCTGGAGGCGTTCCTCGACTGCGACGGCTCCTGGACGCGCTGCGCGACCCGGCTGCACCTGCACGTCAACACGCTGCGCTACCGGGTCGGGCGTATCGAGCAGTTGACGGGCCGTGACCTTTCCCGACTTGAGGACAAGCTGGACTTCTTCCTGGCCCTGCGCATGAGTTGA
- a CDS encoding alpha-mannosidase: MHDDRPLVEERLERALRQFIRPAQYAARVPLALSVWHAPGEPVPVGEALAETYEPFEAGSNWGKPWSTSWFRLEGEVPREWEGRRVEAVIDPGFTGEGPGFQAEGLVYDASGVPLKGIHPRNRHVPVATRARGGEPVRLLLEAAANPTVLHDFVPTPLGDILTAGDRPIYRFAAADLAVLDEDVWQLILDIEVLDELMRELDAGRPRRHEILRALEDMLDALDLHDVAGTAAAGRDALADVLSRPAAASAHRVSAAGHAHIDSAWLWPLRETVRKASRTFANVTALARDYPELVFACSQAQQYAWVKEHQPHIWERIKKAVMDGNWAPVGSMWVESDANMPGGEALARQIVHGKRFFQEEFGVDTEEIWLPDSFGYTAAFPQLAKLAGVRWFLTQKLSWNQSNKMPHHTFWWEGIDGTRVFTHFPPVDTYNSQLHGTELAHAERNFADKGRATRSLVPFGWGDGGGGPTREMLERARRLRSLEGSPRVEIERPSAFFAAAEEEYGERAPVWSGELYLELHRATYTSQAATKRGNRRSEHALREAELWCTAAAVKDAGYAYPYDDLDRIWKTVLLHQFHDILPGSSIAWVHREARDTYARVLAELDSLTAEAVRHLGGGEASVLNSSPYERSEVVEHEGRLVHVNVGGFGARGLAQAAGRERDAGAVTSATRTGQEIVLSNEHLRVTIDSDGLLASVLDRAADREVLAPGSRGNLLQLHPDHPTHYDAWDLDKHYRHRHTDLTAAESVELVEDGPLRASVRVVRVFGAGSRITQELRLGAGSRRLDVVTEVEWRESEKVLKAAFPLDVQAERAAAEIQFGHVQRPTHANTSWDAARFEICAHRWLRVAEEGYGVAVLNDSTYGHDVTRVAHPEGLGTTVRLTLLRAPHSPDPETDLGTHHFGYALLPGAETGDAVAEGLALNLPLRVAEAPAVAPLVRVDHPGVTVESVKLAEDRSGDVVVRLYESRGGRARALLTTSFPVTRADVTDLLERPLHPADTSGSGLSLALRPFQILTLRLRPA; encoded by the coding sequence GTGCACGACGACCGACCGCTGGTGGAGGAGCGCCTCGAACGCGCGCTGCGGCAGTTCATCAGGCCCGCCCAGTACGCGGCACGGGTGCCCCTCGCCCTGTCCGTGTGGCACGCGCCGGGCGAGCCGGTGCCCGTGGGCGAGGCGCTCGCGGAGACGTATGAGCCGTTCGAGGCCGGTTCCAACTGGGGAAAGCCCTGGTCGACGAGCTGGTTCCGGTTGGAGGGCGAGGTGCCGCGGGAGTGGGAGGGGCGGCGGGTGGAGGCGGTGATCGACCCCGGGTTCACCGGGGAGGGGCCCGGCTTCCAGGCGGAGGGCCTGGTGTACGACGCCTCGGGGGTGCCCCTGAAGGGCATTCACCCGCGCAACCGTCATGTGCCGGTGGCCACAAGGGCGCGCGGCGGCGAGCCGGTGCGCCTGCTGCTTGAAGCCGCGGCCAACCCGACCGTGCTGCACGACTTCGTACCGACCCCGCTCGGCGACATCCTGACGGCCGGCGATCGGCCCATCTACCGATTCGCGGCTGCCGACCTCGCCGTACTGGACGAGGACGTCTGGCAGCTGATCCTGGACATCGAGGTGCTCGACGAGCTGATGCGGGAGCTGGACGCGGGCAGACCGCGGCGGCACGAGATCCTGCGGGCCCTCGAGGACATGCTCGACGCGCTCGATCTGCACGACGTGGCGGGGACCGCGGCCGCGGGCCGGGACGCCCTCGCCGACGTGCTTTCGCGGCCCGCCGCCGCCAGCGCCCACCGCGTATCGGCTGCCGGGCACGCGCATATCGACTCGGCGTGGCTGTGGCCGCTGCGCGAGACGGTACGCAAGGCGTCCCGTACGTTCGCCAATGTGACGGCGCTCGCGCGTGACTATCCGGAGCTGGTGTTCGCCTGCTCGCAGGCGCAGCAGTACGCATGGGTGAAAGAGCATCAGCCGCACATCTGGGAGCGCATCAAGAAGGCTGTCATGGACGGCAATTGGGCGCCGGTGGGCTCCATGTGGGTGGAGTCGGACGCCAACATGCCGGGCGGTGAGGCGCTGGCGCGGCAGATCGTGCACGGGAAGCGGTTCTTCCAGGAGGAGTTCGGGGTCGACACGGAGGAGATCTGGCTGCCCGACTCCTTCGGATACACCGCCGCCTTCCCGCAGTTGGCGAAACTCGCGGGCGTACGGTGGTTCCTCACGCAGAAGCTGAGCTGGAACCAGTCCAACAAGATGCCGCACCACACCTTCTGGTGGGAGGGCATCGACGGGACGCGGGTCTTCACGCACTTCCCGCCGGTCGACACGTACAACTCCCAGCTGCACGGCACCGAACTCGCCCACGCGGAGCGGAACTTCGCCGACAAGGGCCGGGCGACCCGCTCCCTGGTGCCGTTCGGCTGGGGCGACGGCGGCGGCGGCCCGACCCGCGAGATGCTGGAGCGGGCGCGCCGGCTGCGCTCCCTCGAGGGCTCGCCGCGCGTCGAGATCGAGCGCCCCTCGGCGTTCTTCGCGGCGGCCGAGGAGGAGTACGGCGAGCGCGCGCCGGTGTGGTCGGGGGAGCTGTACCTGGAGCTGCACCGGGCGACGTACACCTCGCAGGCGGCCACCAAGCGCGGCAACCGGCGCAGCGAACACGCGCTGCGCGAGGCCGAGCTGTGGTGTACGGCGGCCGCCGTGAAGGACGCCGGGTACGCCTATCCGTACGATGACCTGGACCGCATCTGGAAGACGGTCCTGCTGCACCAGTTCCACGACATCCTGCCCGGCTCCTCCATCGCCTGGGTGCACCGCGAGGCCCGCGACACCTACGCGCGCGTCCTCGCCGAGCTGGACTCGCTCACCGCCGAGGCGGTGCGCCACCTCGGCGGCGGCGAGGCCTCGGTGCTCAACTCCTCGCCGTACGAACGCAGTGAGGTCGTCGAGCACGAGGGGCGCCTCGTCCACGTGAACGTGGGCGGGTTCGGCGCGCGCGGGCTCGCTCAGGCGGCCGGGCGGGAGCGGGACGCGGGAGCCGTCACCTCGGCGACCCGCACCGGGCAGGAGATCGTGCTCTCCAACGAACACCTGCGGGTCACCATCGACTCCGACGGGCTCCTCGCCTCCGTCCTCGACCGGGCCGCCGACCGGGAGGTCCTCGCGCCCGGCAGCCGCGGCAACCTCCTCCAGCTGCACCCCGATCACCCCACCCACTACGACGCGTGGGACCTCGACAAGCACTACCGCCACCGGCACACCGACCTCACGGCGGCCGAGTCGGTGGAGCTGGTCGAGGACGGGCCGCTGCGCGCGTCCGTGCGGGTCGTGCGCGTCTTCGGCGCCGGGTCACGGATCACGCAGGAGCTGCGGCTCGGCGCGGGCAGCCGCCGCCTCGACGTCGTCACCGAAGTCGAGTGGCGCGAGTCGGAGAAGGTGCTCAAGGCCGCCTTTCCGCTCGACGTGCAGGCCGAAAGGGCCGCCGCCGAGATCCAGTTCGGGCACGTGCAGCGGCCCACGCACGCCAACACCTCCTGGGACGCGGCGCGTTTCGAGATCTGTGCGCATCGGTGGCTGCGGGTGGCCGAGGAGGGGTACGGGGTCGCGGTGCTCAACGACTCCACTTACGGGCACGACGTGACCCGGGTCGCGCACCCCGAGGGGCTCGGGACGACCGTCCGGCTCACTCTCCTGCGGGCACCGCACAGCCCCGACCCCGAGACCGATCTCGGGACCCATCACTTCGGCTACGCGTTGCTGCCCGGGGCGGAGACCGGAGACGCCGTCGCCGAGGGGCTCGCCCTGAACCTGCCCCTGCGTGTCGCCGAAGCGCCCGCCGTGGCGCCCCTGGTGCGGGTCGACCACCCCGGGGTGACCGTCGAGTCGGTCAAGCTCGCCGAGGACCGCAGCGGGGATGTGGTGGTGCGGCTGTACGAGTCCCGGGGCGGGCGGGCCCGTGCCCTGCTCACCACCTCGTTCCCCGTCACCCGCGCCGACGTCACGGACCTCCTGGAGCGTCCCCTCCACCCGGCCGACACCTCCGGCTCCGGCCTCTCCCTCGCGCTGCGCCCCTTCCAGATCCTGACTCTGCGCCTACGCCCGGCGTAG
- a CDS encoding FAD binding domain-containing protein: MDFLRPASWEEALAAKAEHPTAVPIAGGTDVMVEINFDHRRPEYLLDLNRIGELREWEVGADTVRLGASVPYTDIMENLRAELPGLALASHTVASPQIRNRGGVGGNLGTASPAGDAHPALLAADCEVEAESVRGSRLIPIDEFYTGVKRNALAPDELIRAVHIKKADGPQQYSKVGTRNAMVIAVCAFGIALHPETRTVRTGIGSAAPTPIRAKAAEEFLNAALEEGGFWDSKKIITPSVAKQFAELASGAANPIDDVRGTANYRRHAVGIMARRTLGWTWESYRGTGRSTEGVA; the protein is encoded by the coding sequence ATGGACTTCCTTCGCCCCGCCAGCTGGGAGGAGGCGCTCGCCGCGAAGGCCGAGCACCCCACCGCTGTGCCGATTGCGGGTGGCACCGATGTCATGGTCGAGATCAACTTCGACCACCGTCGTCCGGAGTATCTGCTGGACCTCAACCGCATCGGTGAGCTGCGGGAGTGGGAGGTCGGTGCGGACACCGTCCGGCTCGGCGCGTCGGTCCCGTACACGGACATCATGGAGAACCTGCGCGCGGAGCTTCCCGGCCTCGCGCTCGCCTCGCACACGGTCGCCTCGCCCCAGATCCGCAACCGCGGCGGCGTCGGCGGCAACCTCGGCACCGCGTCCCCCGCCGGTGACGCCCACCCGGCGCTGCTCGCCGCCGACTGCGAGGTCGAGGCGGAGTCCGTGCGCGGCTCCCGTCTGATCCCGATCGACGAGTTCTACACCGGCGTGAAGCGCAACGCCCTCGCGCCGGACGAGCTGATCCGGGCCGTGCACATCAAGAAGGCCGACGGGCCGCAGCAGTACTCCAAGGTGGGTACGCGCAACGCCATGGTCATCGCCGTGTGCGCCTTCGGCATCGCGCTGCACCCCGAGACCCGCACGGTGCGCACCGGCATCGGCTCCGCCGCCCCGACCCCGATCCGGGCCAAGGCGGCCGAGGAGTTCCTGAACGCGGCGCTCGAAGAGGGCGGCTTCTGGGACAGCAAGAAGATCATCACCCCGTCGGTCGCCAAGCAGTTCGCGGAGCTCGCCTCCGGCGCCGCCAACCCCATCGACGACGTCCGCGGCACCGCGAACTACCGCCGCCACGCCGTCGGCATCATGGCCCGCCGCACGCTCGGCTGGACGTGGGAGTCCTACCGCGGCACGGGCCGCAGCACGGAGGGAGTCGCGTAA
- a CDS encoding GntR family transcriptional regulator codes for MPGPPPVGPARRVGVPPPRKPMQRASVRGQVLDALRAALVGGELAPGEVYSAPALGERFGVSATPVREAMQQLALEGAVEVVPNRGFRVIRRGARELGELAEVRALIEVPVMLRLARSVPAEAWARLRPLAEATVAAAACADLARYAEADRAFHGALLGLSGNQQLVQVADDLHRRSQWPLVTGPVSGRRADLVADAAEHMALLDALVARDLAVVQSLVREHFTGGDA; via the coding sequence ATCCCGGGCCCGCCGCCCGTGGGCCCCGCCCGCCGCGTCGGCGTACCGCCCCCGCGCAAGCCCATGCAGCGCGCCTCCGTGCGCGGCCAGGTGCTCGACGCCCTGCGCGCCGCGCTGGTCGGCGGCGAGCTGGCGCCGGGCGAGGTGTACTCCGCCCCGGCCCTCGGCGAGCGCTTCGGGGTCTCGGCCACGCCCGTGCGCGAGGCGATGCAGCAGCTCGCCCTCGAAGGCGCGGTGGAGGTGGTCCCCAACCGCGGCTTCCGGGTCATCCGGCGCGGGGCGCGCGAGCTGGGGGAGCTGGCGGAGGTGCGGGCGCTGATCGAGGTGCCGGTGATGCTGCGGCTCGCCCGCAGCGTGCCCGCGGAGGCGTGGGCGCGGCTGCGCCCCCTGGCGGAGGCGACCGTGGCCGCCGCGGCCTGCGCCGACCTCGCCCGCTACGCCGAGGCGGACCGGGCCTTCCACGGCGCCCTGCTCGGCCTCTCCGGCAACCAGCAGCTCGTCCAGGTCGCCGACGACCTGCACCGCCGCTCCCAGTGGCCGCTGGTGACGGGCCCCGTATCGGGCCGCCGCGCCGACCTCGTGGCCGACGCCGCCGAACACATGGCCCTCCTGGACGCCCTCGTCGCCCGCGACCTCGCGGTGGTGCAGTCCCTGGTGCGCGAACACTTCACGGGCGGCGACGCCTGA
- a CDS encoding DUF2637 domain-containing protein yields the protein MRLTDISLDWLLPGGILFLGMAVAVAVLARGRKAQAKAATSDDSWERNEERRRRKEAVYGTASYVLLFCCAAVAAALSFHGLVGFGRQNLNLSGGWEYLVPFGLDGAAMFCSVLAVREASHGDAALGSRLLVWTFAGAAAWFNWVHAPRGIGHAGAPQFFAGMSLSAAVLFDRALKQTRRAALREQGLVPRPLPQIRIVRWLRAPRETFGAWSLMLLEGVRTLDEAVEEVREDRREKEQARTRRRDQEKLERAQLKAISRGHRGYHGRGSRQVDVQVGSSGGSAVGADPAIAAPTPSPPPQDELPVRPRPSLQAVPNEPSAPVTVDLTAEDDTQTLPRLDSLEQKLKDLEQQFG from the coding sequence ATGAGACTGACCGACATATCGCTGGACTGGCTGCTGCCCGGCGGGATCCTGTTCCTGGGCATGGCAGTCGCGGTGGCGGTACTCGCGCGGGGCAGGAAGGCCCAGGCGAAGGCGGCCACCAGCGACGACTCGTGGGAGCGCAACGAGGAGCGCCGCAGGCGCAAGGAAGCCGTCTACGGCACCGCCTCCTACGTCCTCCTCTTCTGCTGCGCGGCGGTCGCCGCCGCCCTCTCCTTCCACGGCCTCGTCGGCTTCGGCCGACAGAACCTGAACCTCTCCGGCGGCTGGGAGTACCTGGTCCCCTTCGGCCTCGACGGCGCCGCCATGTTCTGCTCCGTCCTCGCGGTGCGCGAGGCCAGCCACGGTGACGCCGCGCTCGGCTCGCGGCTCCTGGTGTGGACGTTCGCGGGGGCCGCCGCCTGGTTCAACTGGGTGCACGCGCCGCGCGGCATCGGGCACGCGGGTGCCCCGCAGTTCTTCGCCGGGATGTCGCTGTCGGCGGCCGTCCTCTTCGACCGGGCCCTCAAGCAGACCCGCCGGGCCGCCCTGCGCGAGCAGGGTCTCGTGCCGCGGCCACTGCCGCAGATCCGCATCGTGCGGTGGCTGCGGGCGCCCCGGGAGACCTTCGGCGCGTGGTCGCTGATGCTCCTCGAAGGCGTACGCACCCTCGACGAGGCCGTCGAGGAGGTCCGCGAGGACCGGCGCGAGAAGGAGCAGGCGCGCACCCGGCGGCGGGACCAGGAGAAGCTGGAGCGGGCGCAGCTCAAGGCCATCAGCCGGGGGCATCGTGGGTACCACGGGCGCGGGTCCCGGCAGGTGGACGTCCAGGTCGGCTCCTCCGGCGGGTCCGCGGTCGGCGCGGACCCTGCCATAGCGGCGCCGACGCCCTCCCCGCCGCCCCAGGACGAACTTCCCGTACGGCCCCGGCCCTCCCTTCAGGCCGTTCCGAATGAGCCGTCCGCGCCCGTCACCGTCGACCTCACCGCCGAGGACGACACCCAGACGTTGCCTCGGCTCGACTCGCTGGAGCAGAAGCTGAAGGATCTGGAGCAGCAGTTCGGCTGA
- a CDS encoding (2Fe-2S)-binding protein, giving the protein MSVPTLESGARRTERAQSPVTAAYARLTEVFPGLRVQELAEDEQPPRGGGWVGAAGLAEAGAAFEEFLAWDDAQVLKDYGQQARPDVVASFGLHRYAWPATLLFTVPWFLQRRVPSYPVENVFFQRALGRIAVRPGGFACLPDDPAAALPGARVVADEEALRAELRAAVAEHMGPLLDGFGPRMRRRGRALWAVATDEIVEGLWYVAHLLGEEQRATTELEQLLPGATKPYVGTAAFRELTGPNGEKLPTRDRASCCMFYTLRPADTCVTCPRMCDADRVARLTADAAS; this is encoded by the coding sequence ATGTCCGTTCCCACCCTGGAAAGCGGCGCTCGACGTACGGAGCGCGCTCAGAGCCCCGTCACCGCCGCCTACGCCCGCCTCACCGAGGTGTTCCCCGGGCTGCGCGTCCAGGAGCTGGCCGAGGACGAACAGCCGCCCCGGGGCGGCGGCTGGGTGGGCGCGGCCGGGCTCGCGGAGGCCGGGGCCGCGTTCGAGGAGTTCCTCGCCTGGGACGACGCGCAGGTCCTCAAGGACTACGGCCAGCAGGCCCGCCCGGACGTCGTCGCCAGCTTCGGTCTGCACCGGTACGCCTGGCCCGCCACCCTGCTGTTCACGGTGCCGTGGTTCCTCCAGCGCCGGGTGCCGAGCTATCCCGTGGAGAACGTCTTCTTCCAGCGCGCCCTCGGCCGGATCGCCGTGCGGCCCGGCGGCTTCGCCTGCCTGCCGGACGACCCGGCGGCCGCGCTGCCCGGCGCCCGCGTCGTGGCGGACGAGGAGGCGCTGCGCGCCGAGCTGCGGGCGGCGGTCGCGGAGCACATGGGGCCGCTGCTGGACGGGTTCGGCCCGCGCATGCGGCGCCGGGGGCGGGCGCTGTGGGCCGTCGCCACGGACGAGATCGTCGAGGGCCTCTGGTACGTGGCCCACCTCCTCGGCGAGGAGCAGCGCGCCACGACCGAGCTGGAGCAGCTGCTCCCCGGCGCCACGAAGCCGTACGTGGGCACGGCCGCGTTCCGCGAACTCACCGGGCCGAACGGCGAGAAGCTGCCCACCCGGGACCGCGCGAGCTGCTGCATGTTCTACACGCTGCGGCCCGCCGACACCTGCGTCACCTGCCCCCGCATGTGCGACGCGGACCGCGTGGCGCGGCTGACGGCCGACGCCGCGAGCTGA